A region of uncultured Draconibacterium sp. DNA encodes the following proteins:
- a CDS encoding two-component regulator propeller domain-containing protein translates to MNFLRYILLLVALFYVSFSRANVNINEDRYARFSSVTTNDGLSGNYVLDILQDTKGFIWIATRTGLTRYDGYHFVNFTHSPDDSLSISSNYVQCLAVDDEGTLWVGTKNGLNKFDEKTGTFSVWAGINKKKSVPSNPYIRKILPDSNSVLWVETVDGVLNKINTQTGEVLYYPHQQVSQEYYSYHCLFKDSDGDIWVGNRGRGPYRFHPESGNIRLIKADPTRNDKKRDQEVAYVIEDSEHRFWVGSIDGFWRFYKNTETFERVIPMSSFHCIEDRDGVLWLSGGKGVYRFNANTNSAVLYSNNESDPHSLINNSVNALFEDRDGNIWIGTNDGISVFSKSDNEIQYIRRLTDSDNTLNSNTISAVLEDNQGNIWIGTQKKGLSKWNPKTDTYTNFQYKKGDNSSLASNNVSALYQDKNNNIWIGLWQGVGFNKYEPQTNIFKKYSCDPDSYKKDWYSSFLEDKEGRFMAGLWGANGVHIFNRKDEKFLPYNFSAHSTPMNYPLTGLALDDQSIWTGHNNVIYQYHIALDSFSVFHGNAPAPTVEAELYDFDYFRNFHKTIKVDNKLYFATSHGLLGTDNAKKQFEQLIIKTEITALSKNNGDEILWLGTDKGLGVLTQANEFKIIQNNSDKNSPLWQKEIVNLKEINGKVYVATNLGLLIYDPQTDSFLKSGNNSELHLVNTKVNAIVSYNRGILVGTDNNLIKINEANNQIELDTLLQGLLINDILTDDTSYTLVLGTNKGIYCFSQGTFQPIENTIQFNVLDLTKDNDGRFWAGTNGGLLSISADCTHIQLHTQPGKYCLSSHLISFLANDSIGNIWAGTTNNGLNRINSKTLAVEHYYQTIQNTGRYPEVKASVFLQQKNGTIWVGGEKLYKFNSEANKFVPIPENDFPYKEILSLQEDDNKYLWIGTADGLVLFNTRTNNAQLFSYLHGLPDFDFSGGSLKLSSGNLLFAGKKGAIIFNPESLSNNTYSNKIAITGATVFGSRIFFSADRESPIQLQYNQNFFTLEFSTMQFSGLKEEYQYMLEGVDPGWVETKNNSASYTNIQPGSYAFKIKSNISDQEVNSFYITIRPPFWKTWWFILTTIGLASGFIVYWISTLTKKQKTEEQRIILEHKLLQLQMNPHFIFNVLIAIQSFIYRKDTYESGLYLSKFAKLMRIFLQNSRNEWITLSKEIESLQYYLNLQQLRLETKFEYAIECKNIPDSDYIHIPPMIIQPFVENSIEHGFANLPYPGMIQISFKTRESCLEAVIRDNGKGYYPKKEKIKAKTHESMATEIIQKRIEILNNKKCKTGLTIHNINNEGKTGTEVIIRFPYKEEF, encoded by the coding sequence ATTGCCACACGAACCGGCCTAACCCGCTATGATGGTTACCACTTTGTAAACTTCACCCATTCTCCTGATGATTCATTGTCCATTTCAAGCAACTACGTTCAGTGCCTGGCAGTGGACGATGAAGGGACATTATGGGTTGGCACAAAAAACGGCTTAAATAAATTCGATGAAAAAACCGGAACATTCAGCGTTTGGGCCGGAATCAACAAAAAGAAATCCGTTCCAAGCAATCCGTATATTCGGAAAATTTTACCCGACTCAAACTCCGTTTTGTGGGTAGAGACAGTTGATGGCGTTCTGAATAAAATTAATACCCAAACCGGCGAAGTTTTATATTATCCGCATCAACAGGTTTCGCAAGAATACTATTCTTACCATTGTTTGTTTAAAGATTCAGACGGAGATATTTGGGTGGGAAACCGGGGTAGAGGTCCTTACCGTTTTCATCCAGAATCAGGCAATATTCGCTTAATAAAAGCTGATCCTACAAGAAATGACAAAAAACGCGACCAGGAAGTGGCCTATGTAATTGAAGACTCGGAACACCGGTTTTGGGTGGGATCGATTGATGGCTTTTGGCGATTCTACAAAAACACCGAAACTTTTGAACGGGTTATTCCCATGTCTTCATTTCATTGTATTGAAGACCGTGATGGAGTGTTGTGGTTAAGCGGAGGGAAAGGAGTTTACCGTTTTAATGCCAACACCAACAGCGCAGTTTTATACTCGAACAACGAAAGCGACCCACATTCGCTGATTAACAATTCGGTAAATGCCTTGTTCGAAGACCGCGACGGAAATATTTGGATTGGAACAAACGACGGTATTTCTGTTTTTTCAAAATCGGATAATGAAATTCAGTATATCCGGCGTCTCACAGATTCTGACAACACCTTAAATTCAAATACTATTTCTGCCGTTTTAGAAGATAACCAGGGAAATATTTGGATTGGTACGCAAAAAAAAGGCCTAAGTAAATGGAATCCCAAAACAGATACTTATACCAACTTTCAATATAAAAAAGGAGACAACAGTTCGCTTGCATCAAACAACGTTTCAGCCCTTTATCAAGACAAGAATAATAACATTTGGATTGGTTTGTGGCAAGGCGTTGGATTTAATAAATACGAGCCACAAACAAATATCTTTAAAAAATATAGCTGCGATCCGGATTCGTACAAAAAAGACTGGTACAGCTCTTTTCTTGAAGACAAAGAGGGAAGATTTATGGCCGGACTTTGGGGTGCTAATGGAGTACATATTTTTAACCGGAAGGATGAAAAATTTCTCCCATACAATTTTAGCGCCCACAGCACTCCGATGAATTACCCACTTACAGGATTAGCATTGGATGATCAAAGCATTTGGACAGGCCACAACAATGTAATTTACCAATATCATATTGCGCTCGACTCGTTCTCGGTTTTCCATGGAAACGCCCCGGCCCCAACCGTGGAAGCAGAATTGTATGATTTTGATTACTTCAGAAACTTTCATAAAACGATAAAGGTTGACAACAAATTATATTTTGCCACTTCCCATGGTTTGTTGGGAACAGATAACGCTAAAAAACAGTTCGAACAGTTAATCATCAAAACCGAAATAACTGCGCTATCTAAAAATAATGGCGACGAAATTTTGTGGCTAGGAACAGATAAAGGTCTTGGCGTTTTAACCCAGGCGAATGAATTTAAAATAATACAAAACAATAGCGACAAAAACAGTCCACTGTGGCAGAAAGAAATCGTTAACCTAAAAGAAATTAACGGAAAAGTTTATGTCGCCACCAATCTAGGATTACTGATTTATGATCCACAAACTGACAGTTTTTTAAAATCCGGAAATAATTCGGAGTTACACCTTGTCAATACCAAAGTAAACGCAATCGTTTCATATAACCGGGGGATTCTTGTTGGGACCGATAATAACCTCATCAAGATTAACGAAGCCAATAACCAAATTGAGCTTGATACCTTATTGCAGGGATTACTGATTAACGATATTCTGACTGATGATACGAGCTATACCCTGGTTCTTGGAACCAACAAAGGGATTTACTGTTTTAGCCAAGGAACTTTTCAGCCTATAGAAAATACCATACAATTCAATGTTCTCGATTTAACAAAAGATAATGATGGCCGTTTTTGGGCGGGGACAAACGGAGGTTTGTTATCTATCTCGGCCGATTGTACACACATACAATTGCATACCCAGCCGGGCAAATATTGTTTAAGCTCGCACCTAATAAGTTTTTTGGCAAACGATTCAATCGGAAATATTTGGGCAGGAACGACAAATAATGGGCTTAACCGAATTAATAGCAAAACTTTGGCCGTTGAACATTATTACCAAACAATACAAAACACAGGCAGATACCCCGAAGTAAAGGCATCTGTTTTTCTGCAGCAAAAAAACGGTACCATTTGGGTTGGAGGGGAAAAACTCTACAAATTCAATTCGGAAGCCAATAAATTTGTGCCCATCCCAGAGAATGATTTTCCATATAAGGAGATTCTAAGTTTGCAGGAAGACGATAACAAATACCTGTGGATTGGAACTGCCGACGGCCTGGTTTTATTTAACACACGAACAAATAATGCACAACTTTTTAGCTATTTACACGGTTTACCGGATTTCGATTTTTCTGGCGGATCGTTAAAGTTATCATCGGGCAATTTACTGTTTGCAGGGAAAAAGGGAGCCATTATTTTCAACCCCGAATCGCTCAGCAACAACACCTATTCAAATAAAATAGCCATTACCGGTGCGACTGTTTTCGGATCGCGCATTTTCTTTTCGGCAGATCGCGAGTCTCCCATTCAGTTACAATACAATCAGAATTTCTTTACGCTCGAGTTCTCAACAATGCAGTTTAGCGGCCTGAAAGAAGAGTATCAATACATGCTGGAGGGTGTTGATCCGGGTTGGGTGGAAACAAAAAATAACAGTGCCAGCTACACAAATATTCAGCCCGGAAGTTATGCTTTCAAAATAAAATCGAATATTAGCGATCAGGAAGTAAATTCCTTTTATATTACTATTCGACCTCCATTCTGGAAAACATGGTGGTTTATTCTAACAACCATTGGTTTAGCTTCCGGTTTTATAGTTTACTGGATTTCAACCTTAACGAAAAAGCAAAAAACGGAAGAGCAAAGAATTATACTGGAACACAAATTGCTTCAGTTGCAAATGAATCCGCATTTTATTTTTAATGTTCTTATTGCCATTCAAAGTTTTATTTACCGGAAAGACACTTATGAATCAGGGTTGTACCTTTCAAAATTTGCGAAACTCATGCGTATTTTCCTTCAAAACTCGCGCAACGAATGGATAACACTTTCAAAGGAAATAGAATCGCTTCAATATTATTTGAACCTTCAACAACTGCGGCTTGAGACTAAATTTGAATATGCCATAGAATGCAAAAACATTCCCGATTCGGATTACATACACATTCCTCCAATGATCATTCAGCCATTTGTTGAAAATTCTATCGAACATGGTTTTGCCAACCTCCCCTATCCGGGTATGATCCAAATTTCTTTCAAAACAAGGGAAAGTTGTCTCGAAGCTGTTATCCGTGATAATGGAAAGGGATATTATCCTAAAAAAGAAAAAATAAAAGCCAAAACTCACGAGTCGATGGCCACTGAGATCATACAAAAACGGATTGAAATATTGAACAATAAAAAATGTAAAACCGGACTTACCATACACAACATAAACAACGAAGGAAAAACCGGAACTGAAGTGATTATAAGATTTCCTTATAAAGAAGAATTTTAA